From Micromonospora sp. NBC_01699, a single genomic window includes:
- the coaE gene encoding dephospho-CoA kinase, which produces MLMVGLTGGIGSGKSVVATRLSRLGAVLIDADRIAREVVAPGTEGLAEIVATFGDRVLAADGSLDRPALGALVFDDEPARRQLERITHPRVRARTAQLAAGAPADAIVVNDVPLLVEAGLAPTYHLVVVVTADRATRVDRLVRDRGMSVEQAEQRIRAQTGDPQRRAAADVVLGNDGDLADLHGRVETLWRDRLLPYEHNLRDGVAVRGGTVKLTEADPDWPVQYARLAARIRHAVRPADLRIDHVGSTSVPGLAAKNVIDIQLTVESIDQADKLAGPLGDAGFPRCAGDWWDQPRYPTGDARWEKRLHGSADPARPVNLHLRVGGTPGWRYALLMRDHLRADERQRAGYLALKRGLAAGGPDTASYAAAKEPWFDGEHVEAERWAATTDWRP; this is translated from the coding sequence GTGCTGATGGTGGGGCTTACCGGTGGAATCGGATCGGGCAAGAGCGTCGTGGCGACCCGACTGAGCCGGCTCGGCGCGGTGCTCATCGACGCCGACCGGATCGCCCGCGAGGTGGTCGCACCCGGAACCGAGGGCCTGGCCGAGATCGTGGCGACCTTCGGCGACCGGGTGCTCGCCGCCGACGGCAGCCTGGACCGGCCCGCCCTCGGCGCGCTCGTGTTCGACGACGAGCCGGCGCGACGACAACTGGAACGGATCACCCATCCGCGGGTCCGGGCCCGTACCGCTCAACTCGCCGCCGGGGCGCCCGCCGACGCGATAGTGGTCAACGACGTACCGCTGCTGGTCGAGGCGGGGCTCGCGCCGACGTACCACCTGGTGGTCGTGGTGACCGCGGACCGGGCCACCCGGGTGGACCGGCTGGTCCGCGACCGGGGGATGAGCGTCGAGCAGGCCGAGCAGCGGATCAGAGCCCAGACCGGGGACCCGCAGCGGCGGGCCGCCGCCGACGTCGTGCTCGGCAACGACGGCGACCTGGCGGACCTGCACGGCCGGGTGGAGACGCTCTGGCGGGACCGGCTGCTGCCGTACGAGCACAACCTGCGCGACGGCGTCGCGGTCCGGGGCGGGACGGTGAAGCTCACCGAGGCCGACCCGGACTGGCCGGTGCAGTACGCCCGCCTCGCCGCCCGGATCCGGCACGCGGTTCGTCCCGCCGACCTCCGGATCGACCACGTCGGCTCCACCTCGGTGCCCGGACTGGCGGCCAAGAACGTGATCGACATCCAGCTCACCGTCGAGTCCATCGACCAGGCCGACAAGCTCGCCGGCCCGCTCGGTGACGCCGGCTTCCCGCGTTGCGCCGGCGACTGGTGGGACCAGCCCCGGTACCCGACCGGCGACGCCCGCTGGGAGAAGCGGCTGCATGGCAGCGCCGACCCGGCCCGACCGGTCAACCTGCACCTGCGGGTGGGCGGCACGCCGGGGTGGCGCTACGCCCTGCTGATGCGCGATCACCTGCGCGCGGACGAGCGGCAACGCGCCGGTTACCTGGCGCTCAAGCGCGGGCTGGCGGCCGGCGGCCCGGACACGGCCAGCTACGCGGCGGCGAAGGAGCCCTGGTTCGACGGCGAGCACGTCGAGGCCGAGCGGTGGGCGGCCACCACCGACTGGCGTCCCTGA
- the rpsA gene encoding 30S ribosomal protein S1 produces MTSSIEAPSSANRVTHDDLGSEEAFLAAIDETIKYFNDGDIVEGTVVKVDRDEVLLDIGYKTEGVIPSRELSIKHDVDPADVVSVGDHIEALVLQKEDKEGRLILSKKRAQYERAWGTIEKIKDEDGVVRGSVIEVVKGGLILDIGLRGFLPASLVEMRRVRDLQPYVGRELEAKIIELDKNRNNVVLSRRAWLEQTQSEVRTEFLNKLQKGQVRKGVVSSIVNFGAFVDLGGVDGLVHVSELSWKHIDHPSEVVEVGQEVEVEVLDVDLDRERVSLSLKATQEDPWRQFARTHAIQQIVPGKVTKLVPFGAFVRVDDGIEGLVHISELAERHVEIPEQVVQVGSDVMVKVIDIDLERRRISLSLKQANEGFVEGEEHFDPTLYGMAATYDNEGNYIYPEGFDPETGEWLEGFDKQRETWETQYAEARTRWEAHTKQVQTSRAADAEAAANPTPVSTGGGGATSSSTPAPARQAEEPAGTLATDEALAALREKLAGGK; encoded by the coding sequence ATGACGAGCAGCATCGAGGCCCCCTCGAGCGCCAACCGGGTCACCCACGACGATCTCGGCTCCGAGGAAGCTTTCCTCGCCGCGATCGACGAGACCATCAAGTACTTCAACGACGGCGATATTGTCGAAGGCACCGTCGTCAAGGTCGATCGGGACGAGGTCCTGCTCGACATCGGCTACAAGACCGAGGGTGTCATCCCCTCGCGCGAGTTGTCGATCAAGCACGATGTCGACCCCGCCGATGTGGTTTCCGTTGGTGACCACATCGAAGCCCTGGTTCTCCAGAAGGAGGACAAAGAGGGCCGGCTGATCCTCTCGAAGAAGCGGGCGCAGTACGAGCGCGCCTGGGGCACCATCGAGAAGATCAAGGACGAGGACGGCGTCGTTCGCGGTTCCGTCATCGAGGTGGTCAAGGGTGGCCTCATCCTCGACATCGGCCTGCGGGGCTTCCTGCCCGCGTCGCTGGTGGAGATGCGTCGGGTGCGGGACCTGCAACCGTACGTGGGCCGGGAACTCGAAGCCAAGATCATCGAGCTGGACAAGAACCGCAACAACGTGGTCCTGTCCCGCCGGGCCTGGCTGGAGCAGACCCAGTCCGAGGTGCGCACCGAGTTCCTCAACAAGTTGCAGAAGGGGCAGGTCCGCAAGGGCGTCGTCTCCTCGATCGTCAACTTCGGTGCGTTCGTCGACCTCGGCGGCGTCGACGGTCTGGTGCACGTCTCCGAGCTGTCCTGGAAGCACATCGACCACCCCTCCGAGGTGGTCGAGGTCGGCCAGGAGGTGGAGGTCGAGGTCCTGGACGTCGATCTCGACCGCGAGCGCGTCTCGCTGTCGCTGAAGGCGACCCAGGAGGACCCGTGGCGGCAGTTCGCCCGGACCCACGCGATCCAGCAGATCGTGCCGGGCAAGGTCACCAAGCTGGTCCCGTTCGGTGCGTTCGTCCGGGTGGACGACGGCATCGAGGGCCTGGTCCACATCTCCGAGCTGGCCGAGCGCCACGTGGAGATCCCGGAGCAGGTCGTCCAGGTCGGCTCGGACGTCATGGTCAAGGTCATCGACATCGACCTTGAGCGGCGGCGGATCTCGCTCTCGCTCAAGCAGGCCAACGAGGGCTTCGTCGAGGGCGAGGAGCACTTCGACCCGACCCTCTACGGCATGGCCGCGACGTACGACAACGAGGGCAACTACATCTACCCCGAGGGCTTCGACCCGGAGACCGGGGAGTGGCTCGAAGGTTTCGACAAGCAGCGCGAAACCTGGGAGACGCAGTACGCCGAGGCTCGTACCCGCTGGGAGGCCCACACCAAGCAGGTGCAGACCTCCCGCGCCGCCGACGCCGAGGCCGCTGCCAACCCGACCCCGGTCAGCACCGGTGGCGGCGGGGCGACCTCGTCGTCCACCCCGGCGCCGGCCCGTCAGGCCGAGGAGCCGGCTGGCACCCTGGCCACCGACGAGGCGCTCGCCGCACTGCGGGAGAAGCTCGCCGGCGGTAAGTGA